One part of the Gemmatimonadaceae bacterium genome encodes these proteins:
- a CDS encoding response regulator transcription factor: protein MKILVIEDDPTVGQFVKRGLEEQRWGVDLVANGDDGEQMAFSGNYDLVILDMRLPGKPGLQVLNDLRRRGFERPVLVLTAQDAIDAKVETLRAGADDYVTKPFAFEELLARVEALSRRPRALASPALKVADLSLHLDTREVSRAGESIELTPKEYTVLEYLMRHSDRVMSRTLITEYAWGYHFDPGTNIVDVVINHLRKKIDAAHATKLIHTIRGVGYVIRDEPQTVSR, encoded by the coding sequence CGAGGATGACCCCACAGTAGGCCAGTTCGTGAAGCGAGGCCTCGAAGAGCAGCGCTGGGGTGTGGATCTCGTTGCAAACGGCGACGACGGCGAGCAGATGGCATTTTCGGGCAACTACGATCTCGTCATTCTCGACATGCGGCTGCCGGGCAAGCCGGGCCTTCAGGTGCTCAACGACCTGCGGAGGCGTGGCTTCGAGCGTCCGGTGCTGGTCCTCACTGCCCAGGATGCCATCGACGCCAAAGTTGAAACTCTGCGGGCAGGTGCCGATGACTACGTGACCAAGCCTTTCGCCTTCGAGGAGCTGCTTGCGCGGGTGGAAGCACTTTCACGACGCCCGCGCGCGCTGGCGTCACCGGCGCTCAAGGTTGCCGATCTCTCGCTGCACCTTGACACGCGGGAGGTTTCCCGCGCTGGCGAATCGATCGAGCTGACCCCAAAGGAATACACAGTTCTCGAGTATCTGATGAGGCATTCCGACCGGGTGATGAGCCGCACGCTCATCACCGAGTATGCGTGGGGATATCATTTCGATCCCGGCACAAACATCGTCGACGTTGTCATCAATCATCTGCGGAAAAAAATCGACGCCGCGCATGCCACGAAACTGATCCACACGATCCGCGGGGTCGGCTACGTGATTCGCGACGAGCCGCAAACCGTGAGCCGCTGA
- a CDS encoding HAMP domain-containing sensor histidine kinase encodes MASTRTNLTASFVAGLVAVTAALGLTVWQVRNASVYSDIARHAATQAELAATVIRETREGVQTVVGRDTAGQALFVTPLLRSMLGAFPDYLVITDTRGIPIYQSPAAQRLGASDSSLLAGQLVNLRVGGPAGLLSLPTANERLLLIANALSSPTASLGRVVVGVPTRSRTALPREFIVTFFIIAPVLIALAGWGAYAAFGLTSQRIAKLTHDVAAISDGRSLHRRLSMDNSGREFASLVSTLNAMIERLESSFMGLRRFTADASHELKTPLTVMRADVERAMSEPSRDERMVALEEALHETTRMADLVESLLTLARADEGRFDIHREPVELEPLVKDVYETAQILGEGAGVAVNLPFTATITVMGDPTRLRQLFLNLVTNAIKYTPPGGKVDIGLGVHPDNVTFAVRDTGIGIAAADVPYIFERFWRADRARSRMSERGGFGLGLAISQWIAQAHGGTLTASSRLGKGSLFTVTLPLPTQVKA; translated from the coding sequence GTGGCATCCACCCGGACGAACCTTACTGCCTCGTTCGTAGCTGGGCTCGTCGCCGTCACTGCGGCGCTGGGCCTGACCGTCTGGCAGGTGCGGAATGCATCCGTATACAGCGATATCGCGCGACATGCCGCAACGCAGGCGGAATTAGCGGCGACGGTGATTCGTGAGACGCGCGAAGGCGTGCAAACCGTCGTCGGACGCGATACCGCCGGTCAGGCGCTGTTCGTCACTCCGCTGCTGCGGTCGATGCTCGGCGCGTTTCCGGACTACCTGGTAATAACCGATACCCGGGGTATTCCCATTTACCAGTCTCCCGCGGCACAGCGGTTGGGTGCTTCCGATTCTTCGCTGCTAGCGGGGCAGCTCGTCAATCTGCGCGTTGGAGGCCCGGCCGGCTTGCTGTCGCTGCCAACAGCGAACGAGCGGCTGTTGCTCATCGCGAATGCGCTCTCCAGCCCGACGGCGAGCCTCGGCAGGGTCGTTGTGGGAGTGCCTACGCGCTCGCGCACCGCATTACCGCGCGAGTTTATAGTGACGTTCTTTATCATTGCTCCAGTTCTGATTGCACTGGCGGGCTGGGGGGCCTACGCGGCATTCGGACTCACCTCGCAGCGAATCGCCAAGCTGACGCACGATGTCGCGGCGATCAGCGACGGTCGCAGCCTTCACCGCCGGCTGAGCATGGATAACTCGGGGCGTGAGTTTGCGAGTCTGGTGTCGACGCTCAATGCAATGATCGAGCGCCTCGAAAGCTCGTTCATGGGGCTTCGACGGTTTACTGCCGATGCGAGTCACGAACTCAAGACTCCGTTGACGGTGATGCGGGCTGACGTCGAGCGGGCGATGAGCGAGCCGTCGCGAGACGAAAGAATGGTGGCGCTGGAGGAGGCGCTGCATGAGACGACGCGGATGGCCGATCTCGTCGAAAGCCTGCTCACTCTTGCGCGCGCCGACGAAGGACGGTTTGACATCCACCGCGAGCCGGTCGAGCTCGAGCCACTGGTGAAGGATGTTTACGAGACCGCGCAGATACTTGGGGAAGGCGCGGGAGTCGCTGTGAATCTTCCCTTCACGGCAACGATTACAGTGATGGGTGATCCGACGAGGTTGCGCCAGTTGTTTCTCAATCTCGTGACTAACGCAATCAAGTACACTCCGCCTGGCGGGAAAGTAGATATCGGACTTGGAGTTCATCCCGACAACGTGACATTTGCGGTTCGGGATACGGGAATTGGAATTGCTGCTGCGGACGTGCCGTACATCTTCGAACGGTTCTGGCGGGCCGACCGCGCACGTTCGCGCATGTCGGAGCGCGGCGGGTTCGGCCTTGGTCTCGCCATCAGCCAGTGGATCGCTCAGGCACATGGTGGCACGCTGACTGCATCGTCGCGATTGGGGAAAGGCAGTCTCTTTACTGTAACGCTGCCCTTGCCGACGCAGGTGAAAGCATGA